Part of the Cellulomonas sp. WB94 genome, GTCGGGCTGCTCCTCAAGCTGCTCTTCTCCGCGACGCTCGGCTGGCTGCCTGCCTCCGGCCGAGCGTCGGCGGGGGTCGAGGTCGCGCTGACCAACGTGCAGCCGAAGACCAACATCATGGTCGTCGACGCGATCCTGTACGGGGACACGGGGTACGTCCTGGACGTGCTGCGCCATGCGATCCTGCCGGCGCTCGCCCTCGGTCTGCTCACCGCCGGAGTCTTCATCCGGCTCATCCGGATCAACCTGATCGAGACCATGCGCACCGACTACGTCACGGCCGCGCGCGCCCGGGGCGTCCCGGAGCGGCTCGTCGTGCGCAAGCACGCGTTCCGCAACGCGCTCGTCCCCGTCGTGACGGTGATGGGGATGCAGATCGCGATGCTCCTCGGAGGAGCGATCCTCACGGAGACCACGTTCGAGTGGCAGGGGCTCGGCTACGTGCTCTCGCGCTACCTGCTCGCACGGGACTTCGTCGCCGTGCAGGGTCTGGTGACGGCGATCGCTGTCGTCGTCGCCCTTGCGAGCTTCCTCATCGACGTCATCAACGCTCTCGTCGACCCGAGAGTGAGGTACTGATGAGCGCCATCGTCACCATCGAGACCGAAGGTCTCGCCGGGCCGCCGCCGCGTCGGGGATTCCCGGGTGTCGCGCTGCTCCGGTCCACGCACGGCCTGCAGCGCGGGATGCTCCTCGGCGGCATCGCCGTCATCACCCTGTTCGTCGCTGCCGCGGTGCTTGCCCCGCTCCTCGCGCCGTACGGCTTCAACGCCGACCGGGCCGGCGGGGTGATCTTCGGCACGCAGCAGCCGCCGAGCGCCGCGCACCTGTTCGGCACGACCGTGGGCGGTCAGGACGTGCTCTCGCGCGTCCTGTTCGGAGCCCGCACCGCGCTGACGGTCATCGTCCTGGCCGTCGCGATCTCGCTGCTGGTCGGTGTCCCGCTCGGACTGGTCTCCGGCTACTTCGGCGGGGTGCTCGACCGCATCCTCGTGCTCATCACGGACGCCCTGTACGCGTTCCCGTCCCTGCTGCTCGCGATCATCGTCTCGATCATGATCTCGGGCGGTCGGTCGACCCCGTTCGGCGGGATCCTTGCCGCCGCGATCTCGATCACCGTGGTGTACGTCCCGCAGTACTTCCGGGTCGTGCGCAACCTGACCGTCTCCGTGAAGAACGAACCGTTCGTGGAGTCCGCCCGCATCACGGGGGCTCGTCCGGGCCGGATCATGTTCCGCCACGTGCTCCCCAACGTGTCCCAGACGCTGCCGGTCCTCGCGACGCTCAACGCGTCCGAGGCGATCCTCACCCTGGCCGGTCTGGGCTTCCTCGGCTTCGGCATCGAACCCTCCGCTGCGGCCGAGTGGGGCTACGACCTCAACAAGGCGCTGGCCGACGCCACCAACGGCATCTGGTGGACCGGCGTCTACCCGGGCCTGGCGATCGTGCTGGTCGTCGCCGGGGTCACCCTCGTCGGCGAGAGCCTCAACGATGTGCTGAACCCGATGCTGCGCACACGCGGTGGCGGGACGTCGACCGCGGACGAGGATGAGATCGCGCTGCCCGGGGATCTCGGCCCCGCCGCCGGCGCGCTCGGCTCCGGCTCCGATCCCGCACCCACGACGGAGGACGACCGATGAGCGTCCCGACGCCACCCATGCTCAGCCTCGACCGGTTGAGCGTCACGTTCCAGACCGACGGTGACCCCGTCCGCGCGGTCCGTGAGGTGAGCTTCGAGGTCGCTCCCGGCGAGATCGTCGCGGTCGTCGGCGAGTCGGGTTCCGGCAAGTCCGTGAGCTCGCGCGCCCTCCTCGAGCTGCTGCCCGGGACCGCGACCGTCCAGGGATCGGCCCAGCTCGACGGGACCGAGCTCACCGGGCTGCGCGGCGAGCCCATGCGCCGGATCCGCGGCAACCGGATCGCCATGATCTTCCAGGAGCCCGCGACGTCGCTCGACCCGGTCCGGACGGTGGGCTGGCAGGTCGTCGAGGCGCTGCGCTCGCACCGCCAGATGTCGCGCCGGGCCGCCCGGGCTCGCGCCGTCGAGCTCCTCGACCTGGTCGGGATCCCCGACCCGGCCCGACGCGCCCACTCCTACCCGCACCAGCTGTCCGGCGGGCAGAAGCAGCGCGTCATGATCGCCATCGCGATCGCGTGCGAGCCCGAGGTGATCATCGCCGACGAGCCGACCACGGCCCTCGACGTCACCGTCCAGGCGGCGATCCTCGAGCTCCTGCGTGACCTGCGGGACCGGCTCGGCACCGCGATCGTCCTCATCACCCACAACATGGGCGTCGTCGCCGACCTGGCCGACCGGGTCGTCGTGATGTACCGCGGGCAGGTCGTCGAGCAGGGGACGGCCGCGCAGATCTTCGGGGCCCCCGCGCACCCGTACACGCAGCGCCTGCTCGCAGCGGTCCCCCACCTGGGGCAGGGACGCTCGCACGTCGACGCACAGCCTCCGGCCCCCAGCGCGGGTACCTCGACGCCTGCGCTGGCGGTCCGGGACCTCGTGGTGGAGTTCCCCGGACGGCTCGGGAGCCCCCGGGTGCGCGC contains:
- a CDS encoding ABC transporter permease translates to MVRLALIVPTVLILVTVVFFFMRVIGDPITASQGGRLSAAQLAERRAAAGFDRPILTQYGEYLAGLLRGDFGTALTDHRAISEVLVTNGAATLELSVWALLVAFLVGVPLGRLAARYRDRLPDVSIRMFAVLVYAAPVFFVGLLLKLLFSATLGWLPASGRASAGVEVALTNVQPKTNIMVVDAILYGDTGYVLDVLRHAILPALALGLLTAGVFIRLIRINLIETMRTDYVTAARARGVPERLVVRKHAFRNALVPVVTVMGMQIAMLLGGAILTETTFEWQGLGYVLSRYLLARDFVAVQGLVTAIAVVVALASFLIDVINALVDPRVRY
- a CDS encoding ABC transporter permease; protein product: MSAIVTIETEGLAGPPPRRGFPGVALLRSTHGLQRGMLLGGIAVITLFVAAAVLAPLLAPYGFNADRAGGVIFGTQQPPSAAHLFGTTVGGQDVLSRVLFGARTALTVIVLAVAISLLVGVPLGLVSGYFGGVLDRILVLITDALYAFPSLLLAIIVSIMISGGRSTPFGGILAAAISITVVYVPQYFRVVRNLTVSVKNEPFVESARITGARPGRIMFRHVLPNVSQTLPVLATLNASEAILTLAGLGFLGFGIEPSAAAEWGYDLNKALADATNGIWWTGVYPGLAIVLVVAGVTLVGESLNDVLNPMLRTRGGGTSTADEDEIALPGDLGPAAGALGSGSDPAPTTEDDR
- a CDS encoding ABC transporter ATP-binding protein — translated: MSVPTPPMLSLDRLSVTFQTDGDPVRAVREVSFEVAPGEIVAVVGESGSGKSVSSRALLELLPGTATVQGSAQLDGTELTGLRGEPMRRIRGNRIAMIFQEPATSLDPVRTVGWQVVEALRSHRQMSRRAARARAVELLDLVGIPDPARRAHSYPHQLSGGQKQRVMIAIAIACEPEVIIADEPTTALDVTVQAAILELLRDLRDRLGTAIVLITHNMGVVADLADRVVVMYRGQVVEQGTAAQIFGAPAHPYTQRLLAAVPHLGQGRSHVDAQPPAPSAGTSTPALAVRDLVVEFPGRLGSPRVRAVDGVSLTIEPGRVLGLVGESGSGKTTVGRTVVGLVPAAAGSIEVFGTDLRTASPATLRALRRRFGFVFQDPAASLNPRASVGACISEPLSVHAVGNDASRHRRVAELLEAVELPAAYATRYPHELSGGQRQRVSLARALVLAPDLLIADEPTSALDVSVQATVLALFQRLQAEMGFACLFISHDLAVIDLVADEVAVMSGGKLVEIGSTADVLRAPAHPYTRALLAAVPVPDPAEQRERRRAAGNLA